CCGACAAAGTGGAGACCCTTATTCTGGACAATCCAATAAATCATTTAAAGTGATCCATCTTTTTCATTCAACAGGAATTCATGTATTATCTAATTAAATTGGCAACTGAGATTAATCAAATCAAACactaatacataaatttaatcGCCGGTCCAACTTTAACTATCCTCATAGTTTAAACAAGACTAAAGAAATTCCAAATGATTCTCTACTTCTCTTTGCTCAGTAATCAAATCTTTGTTAACATGCAGCAAAATTGTATCCCAAACAATTAAGAGATAATCATTCGCATGAGATTAAATAGAACAATCAGACTACACGAGATTCCCAAAATTCTAAAACTTGATTTTCAGAGAACAATGACTGTGGAGGAACATATTCTTGAAGTCACTGAGTCTTCATAGGTTCAGCTCGAGGCCTCCACAGACCCAACTTGTATTTGTGGGTATATTTCAATATCAGTTTCCTCTGAAAAAGCAAAACAATATTATCAAGCGAGTCTTATACAAAACATCACACAAAATGAGTTATTAGATACATGAAACAATTATTACAAAGGCAACACATTCAGCTAATTAACTTTGTTTTCTTGAACAATTTAATTGAAGCCACGAGGCTCCACTCAGAATTATTAAAAACATTAAGGTTGCAATGCAGCTACTGAACTATGAGTGATCCACTAAATAATCCATCGGAACtccaaaattcaaaaacaagaAGCCAAAATTGTAGGGCCCTTTTCATCTAAGACAGTGTGCGCAAGAAAGACAGAAGGCACCTAACAGGTGCCTATCTCAAAATGCAAGCATAAAGTATGTACTATGCAACAATCAACATTTCAACATACTTTTGACTCCTCATTAAAATTGTAGATATTATAAACTGCTAATCCTTTTACACTATATCTTACTAAAGCAGAGGTCACTGCTCCAAATTTAAATTTCTTCAGAAAAAATACAAAAGCTTTAAAAAATTTTGGTGATTAAATTAATAGCGAAGAACAAACTCATCCAGATCAAGTGGAAATGGACAAAGAATCCTAAAATTAGCATATCTAATCTAACAAGCTAGCTTTTTATGGTGTGCATACAGATAATATCAGTGAAATGTTAGTACTCTGCATGAATTGTAAATTAGAAGAAGTCAAATAGATGATGACATGACTGTGGCCTAACCAACTATTCAAAGGCGAAAATAAAGTGCTATACCAATTTTAACATTTGCCCTTGGTGATGATCATTAAAAAACTATATGATCAGGAGAGTAGACTGATACAGACATACAACAACTCATCTAAGCAAGGAGCTTTTCTTGTTATTTCTTCTGTTAGTCATCATAGGATGCATCATACATATATTCGGACAAAGTAGCACATAAACAAAGTCATTCTCCCACTTAAAGATACATAACACAACATTAGCAACAAACCATCGGCCTCTTGAGCACAAAATTCcaacaaaatttataacttcCGAATGAATATCAGTATAAGATATAAAGGGCATTCCGAAACATTTACATGTTTGCAAGATTCAACGCCAAGTTGCTTGAGCTTGAGGGTACGAGTAACGAGCAGCTTCTGAAAATCACCAATCCCATTTTCGAGCTTCTCGACATAGCTTTCCACCCCTTTCCCAACGCCCTTCAAGAACTCTGGTATTCCAACTTTCACTGCACATTATTAACCACTAACATAAATACCCATATCCAATTTCCCACTCACGCATTTCTACAAACACATACAAATGTGAAATTTATGACATTTATAAACAGACACATACGGAGAAAGATAAAAATACCTTCATAAGGGGTTGATTTAGAAGAAAAGCTTCTGAAATCTGAAGCAAAATAAGAGGGTGTTGACAAAAATCGGGAATTAATTGATGTAAATTGCCTCCGAGCCATTTGAGCAGCAGGGTTTCAGTGGTTGAGTACAGAGTGCACAGAATGAATTCAACCTTGACCCGATCCGACTCCGAAATAGTTCAATTACTCCCAATTTCAAGTCGAAAGTGACCTAATAACAggcttagagcaactccaagggctctctaaacaagctcctaagtctaaaatttcggagaaaatcaaaatttagtgctccaatagactcttagatgctctttaaaaatttaggagcctactctctctcctttcttttaaagagcatctagtagctcctaactcaatattatattatttttccttcaatcttctctctcttttagttaactttttcctctcatttatataaaataaatataaaatgtgaataaggagccaaatataaagagtagcattggagttctcacgttttccggtgtattaacttactaggagccacattttatattattgtttagggAATAATTTAGGagtaccgttggagatgctcttgaaCCCAacaccataattaattaattaacaggGTACTTAATAATGTCTATACCATAAAACACAAACATTAATTTTTActgttttattttacaaaacatatactccctctgtcccagtcaactgtatacgtttctttttcactgctcgacacgctttttaaggcggttataaaacatagttctacaacttatttttaagattttctttttttgtataaaaatataaatgttatacatttatacagaaaaaaaaatcttaaaaataatttatagaactatattatattgaagcattaaagtccgtgccgcgcccccgtcccccaatgtatactattgattggaacggagggagtattattatcaAGCTTGCGGTTAGATACTCAACATTTGAATTTAGTCTataactattttaatataaaattaagattattttttaaaatttaggatgAAATCTCTTATTACCAAATTGTCATTTAAGTGATgtactaaaaattaaaataaaatttcatgcAAGACACGAGTCTAAAATCTAGCTGCtatgttcatattatatttataaattttagttgaaatacataaattttctttatttcttttctataaaataaaatttgataattgaATATGTGAGAAATCAATAGTACTTTCGAGTCAAAATAAAGGTCGCTGATATCTACAGTATGTATTTTTGATCTGTGAATGAAATGTTTTTCATAaagcttttgaattttttataataaaaatttattgtctaaattttaatatacaaatgaacattttccaagaaaaaaatataaattatattttatatacatttcaaaatacatgtcgtAAATATGTCAAGTGTGACGAGAACCTAATACGAAGGTCGTTGATTCTGCAAACTGTGACAATTGACATGGAGGCCCTTCTCTCTTTTTTGGACGGCTTAGACCCAGAAGTGTGATAATAAGTGGCTTTTCTCGGGGTTGCAAGTTGAAAAAAAAGGGTTTATGGCGGATAACAAGTCTACCCCTGACCACTACGGCGTATTGTTGTACTACAAGTACACTCTTATTCCAGACGTAAACGAGCTCTTCAATCTCTATAACACCAATTGCAACTCTCTCTCGCTCCTCGGTCGTGTTCGTCTCTCTCCTAATGGCGTCAATGTCACTGTAATCCCCTCTCTTTTTTGTGTGTTATGTGTGTGTTATTGTGCCAATTAGTAGATTTATTTCTTAATTGTATTGTTGTTTGGTTATTGGGAAttaaatggatttttgaaagtaAAAATTTAGGATTTCTAGTAATTAGAGTTCCCATAGTTGTTCATTCTGATATGAATTAGAGTTCAGTCTTGCTAATTTGATTTATCATTTCATTCCGTTAATGCTAAAGGAGGAGGATC
This genomic window from Daucus carota subsp. sativus chromosome 7, DH1 v3.0, whole genome shotgun sequence contains:
- the LOC108195205 gene encoding uncharacterized protein LOC108195205, which codes for MARRQFTSINSRFLSTPSYFASDFRSFSSKSTPYEVKVGIPEFLKGVGKGVESYVEKLENGIGDFQKLLVTRTLKLKQLGVESCKHRKLILKYTHKYKLGLWRPRAEPMKTQ